In Marinobacter sp. M3C, the genomic stretch GCGGCATCAGGCTGCTGAGATAACCCGATAACTTCAGGTCCACCAAGAACTCGTATACGAATTACCCCTTCACCTTGTTCGTTAACCTCATCTACAAACTCTAAAAAGCTTTGGGTGTAGATCAAAGAAGTAGGGAAGGCATGGACTGCTTTTAGCTCCTGTTCATTGGCCATAGCGCCCATTGTAAAAAGCATTGAAATACCAGCAGTAATAGCAAGGTTAAATTTTTTCATGGCGATCTCTTATATTTTTTTATTTAGGTTAATGGCTATTGGTTTTTCAGCATTTAAATTATCCCAACCAGGGATAGGACTTCCGGTACTTCTCCCTGAAAGTTGCGATTTTTGGCGCTTCCGCCAGTGTTAGGTCAATATCGTCCCATCCGTTGAGCAGTTTTAACTTCCAGGTTGCATTGATATCGAACGGGATCGTTAATTCCTCACATGTGATAATTTGCGCTGCCAAATCAATATCGATCTGGTTGAGCTTCCCAGCCAACGCTGCCAGCAACTGTTCACAGTCCTGCTCAGATACCAATGCCGGAAGCAGGCCATTGTTCACTGCATTAGATGCAAAGATGTCACCAAAACTGGGAGCGATTACGCAGCGGAAACCAAAGTCTACCAATGCGTACACCGCAGCTTCGCGGGATGAACCACCGCCAAAATTGCGTAAAGCAACCAGAACTTCTGACGAGCCGGCATTGCCAGTATTAATAGTATTCAGAATAGAATCTTGTGGCTCTCCGCCGGCATCAAACCGCATGTCATGCAACAAAAAGTTGGCGTAACCATGCGCTCGAGACTCTTTCATAAATCGTGCTGGAATTAGCTGATCGGTATCGACATTTTCAAGTGGTAACGGGCAAACCAGCGAAGACAACTTAATGAATGATTTCATGTCCGATTACCCTAAAATGTCGCGAATGTCGGTAAGGTGCCCAGTGAGCGCCGCTGCCGCAACCATGGCGGGGGACATCAAATGTGTTCGAGCACCGGGCCCCTGACGCCCCTTGAAATTGCGGTTCGTTGTGGACGCGCAGCGCTCTCCGCTGGCAATAAGGTCGCCGTTCATTCCTACACACATCGAACAGCCAGATTCTCGCCATTCCAGACCTGCATCGATGAACGCCTTGTCTAGGCCCTCAGCTTCCGCTTGAGCTTTTACCAATGTTGACCCGGGAGAAACGATTCCAGGCACCTTGCAGACCTTGCCTCGCAAAATCGCCGCCGCTGCTCTGAGATCTTCAATACGGGCATTGGTGCAAGACCCAATAAAAACTCGATCAATAGAGATTTCAGTTAACTTTTGACCAGGTAACAACCCCATATAGTCGAGGCTATCCTGAATTTGATGCGCCTTGCTTGGGGAACCTGCTTTCGCTGGATCTGGCACAAAAGCCCCAATCGGCAAAGCATCTTCGGGCGACACACCCCATGTGACTGTGGGCTCTATGTCTTCACCTCTGAGAACAACCTCGCAATCGAATTTCGCATCATCATCACTGTAAAGGGTTTGCCAGTACGCAACAGCTTGCTCTAACGCTTCACCTTTCGGTGAGTATGGGCGGCCTTTAACGTATTCGATTGTCTTTTGGTCTGGCGCTATCATGCCGCACCGACCACCACCCTCTATAGACAAGTTACATAGGGTTAAGCGCGCTTCTACACTTAGATTACGAACAACGCAGCCAGCGTACTCAATGGCGTAGCCTCGTGCGCCATCCGCTCCCAGGCGCGAAATCCAGGCCAAGGCAATATCTTTGGCAGTTACGCCCGGTGCAAGCTGGCCATTGATGGTTATCCGCATCCGTTTAGGTTTGTCTTGCCACAATGTCTGCGTTGCTAATACATGAGCAACTTCAGACGCGCCAATACCGAACGCAAAAGCACCAAGTGCCCCGTGGGTTGAGGTGTGGCTATCACCACACACCATCAACAAACCTGGCTGAGTAATCCCCTGCTCTGGGCCGACCACATGAACGATGCCCTGACGCGGGTCATCTAAACCAATCAGCGTTAGGCCATGGCGGCGGGAGTTGTCCACCAACTGTTGAATAACGTTGCGAACTTTAGGCTGTATCGCAATCAAGCTGCGGCTAGTGGTGGGGACGTAATGGTCTGCCACACAAATCGTGTATTCAGGATGCCGTACCAATTGCTCGCGTTCGGCTAACTTGTTGAAGGCGTGAAAAGAGCCTTCATGAGCTAGATGCAGGTCAACCCAGAGCAGGCTTTGGCCTTCTTCATTTTGGCAAATTTCGTGGGCCTGCCAAATTTTATCAAACAGTGTTTTACCTGCCATTGCCCTACTCTCTTTGTGATCCGTGGATCGCCGCCCGGCGCCTTCAAGCAAAAAAATCCGGCTAGCTGTCGCTTATTATAGTCACTAAATGTATTATTTACTATACAGATAAAGGTATACCACTCGTTTAGATGATGTCAACCACTGATAGCAACCAGATCACCTTGTTTGAATTGGCTTGTTATTAACCCTGACCGGGTGCAAGTGGCTGCCAATAGCGCCCGTCTTCACTGCCAGTGCGACACAGGTCAATCTCAATGCGGTAACGGTCTGGGCGATAAAGGGCATGCAAATGTTCAACTCCCTTGCCGTCTTTGTCGTACACCACACGTGTAAGAGAGATCAGAGCGGAACCTACCGCGACGTCCAGCGCATCAGCTACATTCTTTGTCGCCAAGGTTGCGGAGATAGTTTGTGTAGCGTGATCTAGGTGCACACCACTTCGCTCAAGCAGCGCAAACAAAGGCGTTGTTGTCAGTTCATTTTCGTTGTAACTCAGAGCTATGCGCTCCGGGACGTATGTCGTGAGATATGAGAAGGGTTTGTCTTCAGCAAGACGAACTCGAATGGATCTTTGTACGCGGTCGCTAGGTCCTAGCCGCAAACGTTCCCGAACGTCATTCGACGGTTGGCCATAGTTGAATTCCAGCAATCGAACGCGAGAACTCTCACCAAGTTTCACCATATTAGGAAGAAGATTAGAAACGCTGGCTGTCATGACCGTTGCACCTAATGGCCGCTCACATACCAACGTGCCTACGCCAGGCTTGCGGATGATCATTCCTTCCTTGGCAAGCGCTTCCAGTGCACGGCGCACCGTCACCCGTGATACTTGGTGCTCCTGGGCTAACTTCAGCTCTCCCGGAATCTTACTACCGGGCACCGCGAGCCCGCTGACAATGGCGTCCTTCAATAACAAAAACAACTGATGGGACTTGATTCCGCCAGGCCCGTTGGCTTGCGTGGATGTAACCATGTTGCTTATCTCTCAGTTACTCGGCCGTCTAGACTTGACAGCTCATAGAATGGCACATATAAATGTATTATTTATAGAACAATGAAAAACTGAACGAAACCGCAAAAAGCACTCGCAGCGAAAAGGGGAATTAATATGCCGATGTTACAGGTCAGTCTGCTCTCGGGCTACAGCAATGCGCTGAAGGAACGCATGACACAAGCCCTTACCGCCGCCATAGCGGGCATTACGCGTGCCAAGCCCGAAGCCATTTCCATTTGGATTAACGAGGTCGACTCAAGCAACTACAGCCGAGGAGGCGTGGCGCGCCAACCCGGTATCGGAGCCGCTGATCCTACTTCTCTGGTTCACGACTATTTAATGGCTATGGAGCAGCGCGAGCTGGAAAAAGCTCAACGTTTTCTGGATGAGAACTTTGTGATGGCATTTCCCGGCAGTGGCGAGCTGACATCACTCAACCAGGTTGTCGAGTGGTCAAAAGGCCGGTATCAGTTTGTTAAAAAAACTCTGGAATCGACAAACGTTGCCTACGAGATGGATAAGATTGTGGTGTTTGTCAACGGCACATTATACGGCGAATGGCCAGACGGTACGCCCTTTGAGGGCATACGTTTTATAGACCGGTTTGAGATTTTCAATGACCGACTGGTACGACAAGACGTCTGGAATGACCTAGCAACGGCACAAAGATGACCACCAAACACCGGTGAAATCAATTAATCCCTAGCAGGGCGCTAAATTCGCAGCTGCTGACCCACGAAACTCAGACTGAGCACTTACTTATGCCCCACAAAAACGGCCTCACTATTGCGATGACACTGAAAGATCGGCTGCAAAGCCCAAACATTATTGTTGCCCCTGGTGTATACGATGCTCTTAGCGCTTCATTAGCAGAGCAGGCAGGCTTCGACACCGTGTATCTTTCAGGTGCCAGCTTGGCTTACACCAAGCTTGGTCGCCCAGATATAGGCCTGATGAGCCTGACCGAAATCAATGACACTCTGGCCCACGTTCGCGAGCGCAGCGAGATATCAGTCGTGGTGGATTGTGATACGGGTTTTGGTAATGCGCTCAACGTGATGCGCAGTGTTCGTATACTAGAGCGATCTGGCGCGAACGCCATTCAACTAGAAGATCAAACGTACCCTAAGCGCTGTGGTCACCTTCAGGGTAAGACACTGGTCCGTACCGGCGAGATGGTAGGTAAAATCAAAGCGGCTCTAGACGCAAGGCATAGCGATCAAACCCTGATTATCGGTCGCACGGATGCTATTGCCAGCGAAGGTATCGGTAGGGCGTTGGATCGAGCTCAAGCCTACTACGAGGCGGGCGCAGATATGGTGTTTGTGGAAGGCATTCGTTCGTCTGAGCAAATCGATCAGGTTATGAGCCAGTTCAAGGGTAAGATCCCGGTGATGGCAAACATGGTTGAAGGCGGCGACACTCCGCTTCAAGACGCGACCACGCTGGAAGCTATGGGCTTTTCAATGGTGATCTTCCCCGGTGCGCTGGTTCGCGCATTCACTTATATGGCGTCTCAGTTTTTTACCATGCTGAAAGCCGACGGTACCACCAATAATTTCCGCGATCGAATGCTGGATTTCAAACAACTTAATGATTATCTGGGCACCCAAAGCATGCTAGAGCTCGGTCAGCAATACGAAGACGGTACCCGCTGAGCCAAGCCCACACCCAATTTTATGTCAGGAAGAGCAATATGATTAGCAGTGATAAAACCGCAAAAGAGATTTTCTACGAAGTCATGCAAAATCCGCAGCGCGTGCCGTTTGGTTTCGGCAAAAAAGCGATTTTGATCAACGTCGACCCACAAAAAGCCTATACACGCACAGATCTTTACAAGACAGCCTATGAGACCGACCCGCGCCAGCTGGAATATGTAAACAAATTGTCCAAGCGATTCCGCGACCTGAACTGGCCGGTGGTATGGACCCATGTTGCATTTTTGGATTCGGCGGAAGATGCTGGCATTTGGGGCACTCGAACAGACACCCCTGACTCCCTTCAGAATATCAAATACGGTTCTGACCGTGCCGCTTTTGATGAGCGGTTAGAAATAGACGCCTCCCGCGATGTGATCTACAGCAAGCGTATGCCGTCGGCATTTTTTGAAACGCCGCTGCAGTCGCTGATGGTTTGGCACCAGGTGGATACCGTAATTATCACCGGTGGTTCCACCAGTGGTTGCATTAGGGCCACCGCCGTTGAAAGCCTCTCTCGTGGTTACAGAACTATCGTTCCTGAGGAATGCGTGTCTGATAAACATGAGAGCTATCACTTCGCCAACCTGACCGATCTGCACCTGAAGTACGCCGACGTGATGGGCGTTCAAAGCGTACTGGGCTGGCTCGACGAGCAAATTTCCAATAAGGATTAAAAAGCCTTCTCGACGCGGTGTGGCTTCCAATGCCTCACCGCATGCACCCCGCGAAAGAAAAGAGGCGGAGCCTTATGAAAGAGAGTCTCGGCGTTTACGACTATTGGCCGTATAAAGATCGTCCAAAAATTCAGTGGCCCAACGGGGCCAAAGTAGCCTTATGGGTTGCACCCAATATTGAATTCTACGAACTGGACCCGCCCGATAACCCTCATCGCAAAGCCTGGCCGCAACCCAGCCCTGCTGTGCCGGGTTATTCCATCCGTGATTACGGGAACCGAGTTGGCCACCGTCGTCAGATGGATTTACTCGACAAGTATGGTATTCGTGGTTCCGTGTCTTTATCCGTCGCGCTTTGCGAGCACCATCCGGAAATCATCGACATGTGTTGTGAGCGTGACTGGGAGCTATTCAGCCACGGAATTTACAACACACGCTATACCTATGGTTTGAGCGAAGAGCAGGAACGCGACATGATTCGCGATTCTATCGAGACTATTTATCGCCATAGTGGACAAAAATGTGCAGGTTACCTGGCACCGGCGTTGTCACACTCCGAGCGCACCCTGGATCTGTTTTCTGAAGTGGGTTCAGAGTTGTTCGGCGATGAGGCCGGCATCTATACCTGCGATCTCTTCCATGACGATCAACCTACCCCAATTATGGTTCGCAATAAAAAGCGCTTTATTTCCATGCCCTACTCGCTGGAAATGAACGACACCATTGTTTATGCAGTGAATAAGGTAGAGCCTCGCCATTACGGCACAATGCTAAAACGCCACTTCGACCGCTTATACGAAGAGGGTAAAGAATCAGGCACGGTTATGTGCATTCCCACGCATAATTATCAGGTGAGCTGTCCTCACCGCCTCAAAGCGTTCGAGGAAGCTCTGGAATACATCACCGGTCACAGCGATGTATGGGTTGCCACTGGTCGGGAAATTGCCGACTACTACCTCAAGCATTATTACGATGCGGCCCTGGTGGATATTGAAACCAAAAAGGGGAGCATAAGATGAGTCTCGACAACTATTTGGAGTACCCTCAACGCTCCTACGGCCCGGATCACGACCGCTTCAGTTGGTCGATGCTGGCTGACCGCGCGCCGATAAAATGGCCTGACGAAAAACGGGTGGCGGTGTGGATTAACACGTCTTTGCAGTTCTATCCGCTCAATCAGCGTGGAAAACCGTTCAAAGTACCGAATGGGATGGCCATGCCCTACCCTGATCTGCGCCACTTCTCCCTTCGTGATTACGGCAATCGCGTGGGTATTTATCGATGCTTGAAAGCCTTTGAGCGCTACGGTGTACGCCCTACTTTTGCCATTAACAGTCAATTAGCTCAAGACACACCTTATCTGCTTGAGCAATTGAAACAGTTTGATGCGGAGTTCATTTGCCACGGCTGGAATATGGATCATCTGCATTATGGCGGGCAAGATGAACAAGAAGAATCTGAACTGGTCAAACGCTCTGTTGATACGCTCAACGCACTGATAGGAAAGCCGGTACGCGGATGGCTAAGCCCTGCTAAGAATCAAAGTTGGAAAACGCCAGACCTGCTCGCCGCAAACGGCATCGAATATTGTTGCGACTGGGTCAACGACGACATGCCTTACCGCTTCGATACCGAGAATGGGCCGCTGACGATGATGCCCTTATCTACTGAACTGGAGGATCAATTTATTATTGGTCAGAACTTTCACTCAGAAGATTCGTGGGTTGAGCAGATAAAAGATGCTTTCGATTTCCTGCTGAAAGAATCTGCTACTCAAGGCGGTCGGATGCTGGCACTTAACATACACCCCTGGATGATGGGCCAGCCCCACCGCATTAGCAGTCTCGAAGCCGTTTTAGAATACATTATGGGACACGCAGAGGTGTGGCAGGCAACAGCCGGAGAGATCCTTCAGGCATTTAACGCGCAAACACAAAAAAAGGATTGATTCATGGCGGACGTCAGAAACGATGGTGCGACTATCAACTTTGATTTCAGCATTCCCTTGGTCATTATCGGTGGAGGCGCGTGTGGGTTAGTAGCTGGTTTAGCCGCCCTGTCAAAGGGGATTGACGCCGTCATCCTTGAAAGGGACGGCACTCCCAGAGGAAGCACATTCATGTCCTCTGGTTTCATCCCCGCCGCTGGCACACGTTTTCAGAAAACCGCCGGGGTAGAGGATAGCTCCAGCCAAATGGCTGAAGATATTCTTCGTAAAAACTACAACGAAGCGGATCCCGCCATTGTTACGGCCCTGGCCGAAGCCTCGGGCGAAGTCATTGAGTGGCTTGCTGACAAGCACCATATCCCGTTTGAAATCGTCGACGGTTTTCTTTATCCGGGCCACAGCTGTATGCGTATGCACTGCACGCCTCGCCGAACGGGTGAAGAGCTGATGTCCTGTCTGTTAAATGCCGCAGAGCAAGCCGAGCTTCCAATTCTTACCGAAGCTCACGTGACAACCTTACACATCGATGATGACAGTCGGGTGCGTGGTGTGTCGTTCCAACGCAGAGACGGCTCTATTGAACAGGTTGGCTGCGATGCACTGCTGTTAGCCTGTAATGGCTACGGTGGTAACCCTGAATTGATGGCTAGCCACATTCCACAAATGGCAAGCGGCCTGTATTACGGGCACCCAGGCAACCAGGGCGAAGCGGTCATTTGGGGCGAAGCGTTGGGTGCAAGTCTTAAAGACTTGGGCGCTTATCAAGGACACGGATCACTTGCCTGGCCGCATCAAACTCTGATTTCCTGGGCCGTAATGATGCAAGGTGGAATACAGCTTAACCAACGTGGTGTGCGCTTCTCTAACGAACATAACGGATACTCGGAGCAGGCTGCCAAGGTGCTGGCTCAGCCAGACCAGATTGCATTTAACGTATACGACGCCCGCATTCATGAACAGTGCCAGCAATTTGAAGACTACCGGAATGCTCACGCCGCTGGTGCGATTAAAATATTCGAATCTGCTGAAGCGCTTGCCGATGGGCTAGGTTTACCGAACAAAGCCGTGCTAGATACTTTCAGAGATATGAAGAAACTTCAAGAAAATGGCGAGGCAGATTCGTTAGGCCGAAAGTTCCCCCCAGAACAGACACTGGTGGCCCCTTATTACGTGATTCGAGTAACAGGCGCTCTGTTTCACACCCAGGGCGGGCTGGAGATTTCAACCACTGGAAAGGTTATTGATAAGCACGGACAACCACTGCCTAACCTGTTCGCCGCTGGTGGCGCTGCGCGGGGCGTTTCAGGCGCCGGCGACAGCGGTTACCTATCGGGTAACGGTCTGCTCAGTGCCGTTGTAATGGGCGTTTTGGCAGGCAGAGATGCGGCAAAGCTGATCTCCGAAGGCAGTTTTTAGCCGGTGGTTTAGCGTTATTAAAGCGCACTCCGCTTTGGCTATGGGTTTCATTAGACGGTCACAGGAATCATTTAGACTCGGCTCCTCATTCCAAAAAAGAGCAGCAATCCATGTCTGGTGATTCTTCCCTTCTCGTTGAAAAGCTCTGGCGACTAAAACGGCGCATTGGCAAGGGGCAGTGCCCTGGCGTCGAGTTCGTTCATCTGAATATGCTGCTTCGTGAGCCAGATTATCGGGCAGACGTCCTGAGACGCGTGGAATTGTCAGGAACCGCCGAGCTAAAGGCATTGGCCAAAGAAATCCAACTCGGCGATGACGGCCAACCGTTAATGGTGAAGGAAGGCAGCGCTCGTTCCGAATCGTCTCAGCCTGTGGAACAAGAGACCGCAAGCTGGTTCAAACGGAACGCTTCAATTTTTATTCCAGTGGTAGCAATAAGCTCAGTCGCTGTAGGGTTCACTGCATTCGAGAATCGTGCCGTGCGTATCAATTCAGATATCGTCGTTGATACAACCTGGGAAACGGGAAAGAGCTACATTCTGGAGAAAACGATCTATGTTGAGCGCTCGAACCTGACGATCGAGCCCGGGGTTATTGTGGAGGGAGAGAACGGGTCTGCACTTATTGTAACCACCAGTGCAAAACTGTTTGCGCGGGGCAAAGCAGACAGCCCTGTTGTCTTTACCAGCGCCCAGAAAGAAGGAAGTCGATCTCGTGGCGACTGGGGTGGCATCGTTCTACTCGGCAACGCTCCCGTTAACGAGCCCAATGCGTCTATTGAGGGCTTGGCAGAAGCAGAAAACCGGGGACTCTTTGGTGGAACCGACGCTAACGATTCCTGCGGCGTTGTTGAGTATGCTCGCATCGAATTCGCCGGTTTCGAGGTATACAGAGACAATGAGCTAAACGGGCTCACTCTGGGCGGCTGTGGCAGAAACACCATCATCAGAAATGTTCAGGTGCACCGTTCTCTCGATGATGGGATTGAGATGTTCGGCGGCAACGTCGACCTAAAAAACATCGTCGTTTCAGGAGCGGGAGATGACAGTATTGACTGGGACTGGGGCTGGACAGGAAACGTTCAGTTCGCAGTCATTCAGCAGCATCCGGATGCTGGAGACAGCGCCTTTGAAGGCGACAATAACGGGAACGATCACGAAGCACTGCCACGATCAGAACCCAGCTTTTACAATGTGACCCTCGTGGGTGGCGGTAACGGCCCGAAAAAACACCGCGGTCTTGTTCTGCGAGAAGGGTCCGGCGGACACTTTCATAATATGCTGATTGATAGTTACGCTATTGAAGCCATAGATGTCAGAGATGAAGTGCTGTCGTTGACAGATCAGGGGCTTCTCAGCTTTGGCAATAACCTGCTTGCGAACTTGGGCAAAGTAAGCCCGGAAACCGGGAAGGGTGACGATGACTTTGGTTTCGACGAACAAAGCTGGATGGATCAGCCATCGCATAACAACACCTTCCGTGTAGCAACGGCACTATTCCCAACAGCCAACGACCTGAAAAACCCGAATTTTATGCCTCGTGTACCGTTAAAACAAATGAACGCAACACGTCCGCCTCAAAGCGAATTTTTCGATGAATCCGCTAATTTCGTTGGCGCTCTAAACCCGGTCTCTGCAACCAGTTGGCTGGATGGCTGGACTCTCTTCCCCGACTCCTGAGCCGAATATGCCGGTAGTCAGTAAACTCTATCGCTCTTCCGACCAAAGCGAAGCTGGGTGCATATTCTGTTATCGTTCGTTGTCGATATCCACCCGTCCAACGCCTGGACCGGTAAAACGAATGAGATTGCAGGCACAGGCCCTCTTTTCGCCACCTGATTGGGCCGAGGTGCTTCAGTTCTTTTCTTAATTCAAAGATCTTACTAAGAGGGATTTATGGAAATTCAACGATTTGAAACAGGC encodes the following:
- a CDS encoding oxaloacetate decarboxylase, with the translated sequence MPHKNGLTIAMTLKDRLQSPNIIVAPGVYDALSASLAEQAGFDTVYLSGASLAYTKLGRPDIGLMSLTEINDTLAHVRERSEISVVVDCDTGFGNALNVMRSVRILERSGANAIQLEDQTYPKRCGHLQGKTLVRTGEMVGKIKAALDARHSDQTLIIGRTDAIASEGIGRALDRAQAYYEAGADMVFVEGIRSSEQIDQVMSQFKGKIPVMANMVEGGDTPLQDATTLEAMGFSMVIFPGALVRAFTYMASQFFTMLKADGTTNNFRDRMLDFKQLNDYLGTQSMLELGQQYEDGTR
- a CDS encoding isochorismatase family protein, with translation MISSDKTAKEIFYEVMQNPQRVPFGFGKKAILINVDPQKAYTRTDLYKTAYETDPRQLEYVNKLSKRFRDLNWPVVWTHVAFLDSAEDAGIWGTRTDTPDSLQNIKYGSDRAAFDERLEIDASRDVIYSKRMPSAFFETPLQSLMVWHQVDTVIITGGSTSGCIRATAVESLSRGYRTIVPEECVSDKHESYHFANLTDLHLKYADVMGVQSVLGWLDEQISNKD
- a CDS encoding polysaccharide deacetylase family protein produces the protein MKESLGVYDYWPYKDRPKIQWPNGAKVALWVAPNIEFYELDPPDNPHRKAWPQPSPAVPGYSIRDYGNRVGHRRQMDLLDKYGIRGSVSLSVALCEHHPEIIDMCCERDWELFSHGIYNTRYTYGLSEEQERDMIRDSIETIYRHSGQKCAGYLAPALSHSERTLDLFSEVGSELFGDEAGIYTCDLFHDDQPTPIMVRNKKRFISMPYSLEMNDTIVYAVNKVEPRHYGTMLKRHFDRLYEEGKESGTVMCIPTHNYQVSCPHRLKAFEEALEYITGHSDVWVATGREIADYYLKHYYDAALVDIETKKGSIR
- a CDS encoding GntR family transcriptional regulator, which translates into the protein MVTSTQANGPGGIKSHQLFLLLKDAIVSGLAVPGSKIPGELKLAQEHQVSRVTVRRALEALAKEGMIIRKPGVGTLVCERPLGATVMTASVSNLLPNMVKLGESSRVRLLEFNYGQPSNDVRERLRLGPSDRVQRSIRVRLAEDKPFSYLTTYVPERIALSYNENELTTTPLFALLERSGVHLDHATQTISATLATKNVADALDVAVGSALISLTRVVYDKDGKGVEHLHALYRPDRYRIEIDLCRTGSEDGRYWQPLAPGQG
- a CDS encoding polysaccharide deacetylase family protein; translation: MSLDNYLEYPQRSYGPDHDRFSWSMLADRAPIKWPDEKRVAVWINTSLQFYPLNQRGKPFKVPNGMAMPYPDLRHFSLRDYGNRVGIYRCLKAFERYGVRPTFAINSQLAQDTPYLLEQLKQFDAEFICHGWNMDHLHYGGQDEQEESELVKRSVDTLNALIGKPVRGWLSPAKNQSWKTPDLLAANGIEYCCDWVNDDMPYRFDTENGPLTMMPLSTELEDQFIIGQNFHSEDSWVEQIKDAFDFLLKESATQGGRMLALNIHPWMMGQPHRISSLEAVLEYIMGHAEVWQATAGEILQAFNAQTQKKD
- a CDS encoding FAD-dependent oxidoreductase, which gives rise to MADVRNDGATINFDFSIPLVIIGGGACGLVAGLAALSKGIDAVILERDGTPRGSTFMSSGFIPAAGTRFQKTAGVEDSSSQMAEDILRKNYNEADPAIVTALAEASGEVIEWLADKHHIPFEIVDGFLYPGHSCMRMHCTPRRTGEELMSCLLNAAEQAELPILTEAHVTTLHIDDDSRVRGVSFQRRDGSIEQVGCDALLLACNGYGGNPELMASHIPQMASGLYYGHPGNQGEAVIWGEALGASLKDLGAYQGHGSLAWPHQTLISWAVMMQGGIQLNQRGVRFSNEHNGYSEQAAKVLAQPDQIAFNVYDARIHEQCQQFEDYRNAHAAGAIKIFESAEALADGLGLPNKAVLDTFRDMKKLQENGEADSLGRKFPPEQTLVAPYYVIRVTGALFHTQGGLEISTTGKVIDKHGQPLPNLFAAGGAARGVSGAGDSGYLSGNGLLSAVVMGVLAGRDAAKLISEGSF
- the leuC gene encoding 3-isopropylmalate dehydratase large subunit; this translates as MAGKTLFDKIWQAHEICQNEEGQSLLWVDLHLAHEGSFHAFNKLAEREQLVRHPEYTICVADHYVPTTSRSLIAIQPKVRNVIQQLVDNSRRHGLTLIGLDDPRQGIVHVVGPEQGITQPGLLMVCGDSHTSTHGALGAFAFGIGASEVAHVLATQTLWQDKPKRMRITINGQLAPGVTAKDIALAWISRLGADGARGYAIEYAGCVVRNLSVEARLTLCNLSIEGGGRCGMIAPDQKTIEYVKGRPYSPKGEALEQAVAYWQTLYSDDDAKFDCEVVLRGEDIEPTVTWGVSPEDALPIGAFVPDPAKAGSPSKAHQIQDSLDYMGLLPGQKLTEISIDRVFIGSCTNARIEDLRAAAAILRGKVCKVPGIVSPGSTLVKAQAEAEGLDKAFIDAGLEWRESGCSMCVGMNGDLIASGERCASTTNRNFKGRQGPGARTHLMSPAMVAAAALTGHLTDIRDILG
- a CDS encoding tautomerase family protein; this encodes MPMLQVSLLSGYSNALKERMTQALTAAIAGITRAKPEAISIWINEVDSSNYSRGGVARQPGIGAADPTSLVHDYLMAMEQRELEKAQRFLDENFVMAFPGSGELTSLNQVVEWSKGRYQFVKKTLESTNVAYEMDKIVVFVNGTLYGEWPDGTPFEGIRFIDRFEIFNDRLVRQDVWNDLATAQR
- the leuD gene encoding 3-isopropylmalate dehydratase small subunit, which translates into the protein MKSFIKLSSLVCPLPLENVDTDQLIPARFMKESRAHGYANFLLHDMRFDAGGEPQDSILNTINTGNAGSSEVLVALRNFGGGSSREAAVYALVDFGFRCVIAPSFGDIFASNAVNNGLLPALVSEQDCEQLLAALAGKLNQIDIDLAAQIITCEELTIPFDINATWKLKLLNGWDDIDLTLAEAPKIATFREKYRKSYPWLG